A genome region from Tenrec ecaudatus isolate mTenEca1 chromosome 13, mTenEca1.hap1, whole genome shotgun sequence includes the following:
- the FASTKD2 gene encoding FAST kinase domain-containing protein 2, mitochondrial: protein MLLTALKSFQSGSLDGKMNNKTTCFLWSLRQFSTLAPRRTLWLVHPWGLCRRQIAHPSWNPRNPLLHDFDNRSQSSVHYLFQNALNFKSVNGDLQTNGIHTATVPAVVRLLCSRRLSLDSKHSFFSVGQSDDGLWKRHIHHEASNETALIKETQPNYRDRSQEYNSLSDVLDAFSKAPTFPSSSYFLTMWKIAKRMSKDQKHFEKQLMFNHPAFNQLCEHMMREAKIMHYDHLLFGLNAMVNLGIPQNTLLVQTLLRITQERINECDEKCLSILATAVASMEPCKNVDVLRAGLRILADQQVWKIERIFTLQAMMKCVGKDAPIALKKKLEMKALQELDRFSVLNSQRMFGALAAMNHRSVALLNECSKVVLENIHGCPSKILFSILQACRDLRYRNVALLTGIADYVAATFDMWRLKQVLSFLLLFETFGFRATHLMDLFMKKVVDEPEFLNVKTAEAILHVYSSLGHCHRGQNREFLDRMAGALTGSLHQISSDELLQAVCSCCVMNHFPLAAINQLLQKDVVSELLTSGNVERNIYKLRLLKTCLELDDTPYCKSLDIPLPPVPAAPQHPNAKVEGALRSLLGGEGCFSTNVQLPHNCRIDFEIRMDANRSQVLPFSDADSSAADTQRVAVLCVRPSSYCLQSTHPRGLLAMKMRHLNIMGFHVILVNTSEIERLEMKDAITLLKSKVYSTEALPAADVNLQSPC, encoded by the exons ATGCTATTGACGGCTTTAAAGTCATTTCAAAGTGGTTCACTGGATGGCAAAATGAATAACAAAACAACTTGCTTTCTGTGGAGCCTCAGACAATTCAGTACGCTAGCTCCGAGGAGAACGCTGTGGCTAGTACATCCTTGGGGACTTTGCAGACGACAAATTGCTCATCCGAGCTGGAACCCAAGAAACCCACTTTTACATGACTTTGATAATAGATCGCAGTCCTCTGTCCACTATCTCTTCCAGAATGCGCTGAATTTTAAATCAGTCAATGGTGACTTGCAAACAAACGGCATCCACACGGCCACGGTCCCTGCAGTTGTCAGATTGCTTTGCTCTAGAAGATTGTCCTTGGACTCAAAacactcttttttctctgtgggtCAATCTGATGATGGATTGTGGAAAAGACACATTCATCATGAGGCCTCCAATGAGACTGCTCTCATCAAGGAAACACAGCCAAACTATAGGGACAGGTCTCAGGAGTATAATTCCCTGAGTGATGTATTggatgcattttcaaaagccccaACATTTCCCAGTAGTAGCTATTTTTTGACAATGTGGAAAATTGCCAAGAGGATGTCCAAAGACCAGAAacactttgaaaaacagctgatgTTTAACCACCCTGCATTTAACCAGCTATGTGAGCACATGATGAGAGAAGCCAAGATCATGCACTACGATCACCTGCTGTTCGGTCTTAATGCTATGGTGAACCTGGGGATCCCCCAGAATACTCTGCTGGTACAGACGTTGCTGAGGATAACTCAG GAACGTATCAATGAGTGCGATGAGAAATGCCTCTCCATTCTGGCAACTGCTGTAGCGTCAATGGAGCCGTGCAAGAATGTGGATGTCCTTCGAGCAGGACTGAG GATACTAGCCGATCAGCAAGTTTGGAAAATAGAACGGATCTTCACATTACAGGCAATGATGAAATGTGTTGGAAAAGACGCACCAATTGCTCTTAAAAAGAAACTGGAG ATGAAGGCCTTGCAGGAATTGGACAGATTTTCTGTTTTGAACAGCCAGCGCATGTTTGGGGCACTGGCCGCCATGAACCACCGTTCCGTTGCACTCTTGAATGAGTGCAGTAAGGTGGTCCTAG AGAACATCCACGGCTGCCCTTCTAAGATCCTTTTCAGCATATTGCAGGCCTGCAGAGACCTCCGCTACCGCAACGTGGCTCTTCTCACGGGGATAGCAGATTACGTGGCTGCCACTTTTGACATGTGGAGGTTGAAACAA GTTCTCTCGTTCCTGCTGTTATTTGAAACCTTTGGCTTTCGAGCTACTCACTTGATGGACTTGTTTATGAAGAAAGTGGTGGATGAACCCGAGTTCCTCAATGTGAAGACCGCTGAGGCCATTCTGCACGTGTATTCCTCCCTCGGCCACTGCCACCGAGGCCAGAACAGGGA GTTCCTGGACAGGATGGCAGGTGCTCTGACTGGTAGCCTTCACCAGATCTCTTCTGATGAGCTGCTCCAAGCCGTATGTTCATGTTGTGTGATGAACCATTTTCCCCTGGCAGCGATTAATCAGCTTCTCCAGAAGGACGTCGTCAGTGAGCTGCTGACATCAG gaAATGTGGAGAGGAATATCTACAAGCTTCGTCTTTTGAAAACTTGTCTGGAACTTGATGACACTCCTTACTGCAAGTCCTTGGACATCCCGTTACCACCAGTGCCGGCCGCCCCCCAACATCCCAATGCAAAGGTGGAAGGGGCACTGAGAAGCCTTCTGGGGGGTGAAGGATGCTTCTCCACAAACGTACAGTTGCCACACAATTGTCGTATTG ACTTTGAAATTAGAATGGATGCTAATAGGAGTCAAGTCCTTCCATTTTCTGATGCGGACTCGTCTGCTGCAGATACTCAAAG AGTAGCTGTGCTTTGTGTTCGTCCATCTAGTTATTGTTTACAGTCAACCCACCCCAGGGGCTTACTTGCCATGAAGATGCGGCACTTGAACATCATGGGCTTTCATGTGATACTG GTCAATACTTCGGAGATTGAAAGACTGGAGATGAAGGATGCCATCACGTTGCTGAAGTCTAAAGTCTATTCCACTGAAGCCCTTCCTGCTGCCGATGTGAATTTGCAAAGCCCGTGCTGA
- the MDH1B gene encoding putative malate dehydrogenase 1B translates to MAKFVLAGKADCPYYAKVELLADYLQKNLPDFRIHKITQHPDNWEEWLKDVCEKNKWSHTKSPIIWRELLDRGGKGMLLGGYNEFLEHAQLYYGVTSSMTSKLMLTVAQENLEAQLEQELEKETLNELITPLQVWITSASAPACYSLIPLLASGEVFGTDTEISLSLLDTKQEACLEAVLMHSQDLAAPLLRSIAVCRQVEQAFLQAHVVIVLDDSYDKEVFGIEECTRSKVLLCRLYGYLIEKNAHPSVRVLVGGKSFVNLKAALLMRYAPSLARNIIAVAMGVEGHARGLLARKMKTTAPAIKDVIIWGNISGNNYVDLRKAKVFEYKSAICGPPHYYRPILNLIFDNEWINKEFVATLKSLSDTGKQLGSTLVAHSIATTLRYWYHGSPPGEIVSVGVQSEGQFGIPQGLVFSMPVKFEKGSWVVLTELEDVEISEEIMARMKNDIIQEKLVAFGDVVDYQPIKEDNQDDESSTDGW, encoded by the exons ATGGCTAAATTCGTGCTTGCGG GTAAAGCCGATTGTCCATACTATGCTAAAGTGGAACTTCTGGCAGACTATCTACAGAAGAATCTTCCTGATTTTAGGATACATAAAATTACACAGCATCCTGATAATTGGGAG GAGTGGCTGAAGGATGTCTGTGAAAAGAATAAGTGGAGCCATACGAAATCCCCCATCATCTGGAGAGAGCTGTTGGACCGTGGCGGAAAGGGCATGCTTTTGGGCGGCTATAATGAGTTCCTGGAGCATGCTCAG CTTTACTATGGCGTCACCTCCAGCATGACAAGTAAGTTGATGCTAACCGTTGCTCAAGAAAACCTGGAGGCACAACTAGAACAAGAGCTCGAGAAAGAAACCCTCAACGAACTCATCACCCCCTTGCAGGTCTGGATCACCAG TGCTTCTGCTCCTGCCTGCTACAGCCTCATTCCCTTACTGGCCAGCGGGGAGGTGTTTGGGACAGATACGGAGATAAGCTTAAGCCTCTTAGACACCAAGCAAGAAGCCTGCCTGGAAGCCGTGCTGATGCACAGCCAGGACCTGGCGGCGCCCCTGCTCCGGAGCATCGCCGTGTGCAGGCAGGTGGAGCAGGCCTTCCTCCAGGCGCACGTGGTCATCGTCCTGGACGACAGCTACGACAAGGAGGTGTTCGGCATAGAGGAGTGCACGCGGAGCAAGGTGCTGCTGTGCCGCCTCTATGGCTACCTGATCGAGAAAAACGCCCACCCGTCCGTCCGAGTGCTCGTGGGAGGGAAATCCTTTGTGAATCTGAAGGCGGCCTTGCTCATGAGATACGCCCCCAGCCTCGCACGCAACATCATCGCCGTGGCCATGGGGGTGGAAGGGCATGCCAGAGGTCTCCTGGCGAGAAAAATGAAAACCACTGCACCAG CCATCAAAGATGTGATCATTTGGGGTAACATCAGTGGCAATAACTATGTGGACCTGAGGAAAGCCAAAGTGTTCGAATATAAGAGTGCTATCTGTGGACCACCTCACTACTACCGCCCCATTCTAAACCTGATCTTTGATAA CGAGTGGATCAACAAAGAATTTGTTGCAACTCTCAAAAGCTTGTCCGACACGGGAAAACAATTGGGAAGCACCCTCGTTGCGCACAGTATCGCCACGACGTTGAGATACTGGTACCACGGCTCTCCGCCTGGGGAGATTGTGTCGGTAGGGGTCCAGAGTGAAG GCCAATTCGGAATTCCTCAGGGGCTTGTTTTCTCTATGCCTGTGAAATTTGAGAAGGGCAGTTGGGTGGTCCTTACAGAGCTTGAAGATGTTGAAATAAGTGAAGAGATAATGGCCAGAATGAAAAACGATATAATTCAG GAAAAACTTGTTGCATTTGGA